In the Chrysiogenia bacterium genome, one interval contains:
- a CDS encoding universal stress protein, whose amino-acid sequence MTEILIPYDFSKYARRALALAIQGYPFGKGKVLKVHHVIDEHLYENILSKKAIPDEEIIVQALKDEIETVKASLPEGTEIPEIVVRADRGRPAKEILEAAADSNAVGIMIGGQGHGGVKERVLGRTALRVIREFEGDVYVVRDSFDGFVVPRRLCCAVDMSEISAKALKEAARLADENKMGFSLIKVTANPYIPYLQRVASDLHDEEAIRELRDEDMARLKKFEKDTLGQERADTHNVVFGWVADTIISQAQALNAGTIVMGARGLSAISRALLGSVTEGVIARAHIDVLVVR is encoded by the coding sequence ATGACCGAAATCCTGATTCCCTACGATTTCTCCAAGTACGCACGCCGCGCGCTGGCGCTGGCCATCCAGGGCTATCCCTTCGGCAAGGGCAAGGTACTCAAGGTCCACCACGTGATCGACGAGCACCTCTACGAGAACATCCTTTCGAAGAAAGCGATCCCCGACGAGGAGATCATCGTCCAGGCGCTCAAGGATGAGATCGAAACGGTGAAGGCCAGCCTTCCCGAGGGAACCGAGATCCCCGAGATTGTCGTCCGCGCCGATCGCGGCAGGCCTGCCAAGGAAATTCTCGAAGCTGCCGCCGACTCCAACGCCGTTGGCATCATGATCGGCGGACAGGGACACGGCGGCGTGAAGGAACGCGTGCTCGGCCGGACCGCGCTTCGCGTGATTCGCGAGTTCGAGGGCGACGTCTACGTCGTGCGCGATAGTTTCGATGGTTTTGTGGTTCCTCGCCGCCTCTGTTGCGCAGTCGACATGAGCGAAATTTCTGCCAAGGCGCTCAAGGAAGCCGCGCGCCTGGCCGACGAGAACAAGATGGGCTTCTCGCTCATCAAGGTCACGGCCAACCCCTACATCCCCTATCTTCAGCGCGTGGCCAGCGATCTCCACGACGAGGAAGCCATTCGCGAGCTTCGTGACGAGGATATGGCGCGGCTCAAGAAGTTCGAGAAGGACACCCTGGGCCAGGAACGCGCCGACACGCACAACGTGGTCTTCGGGTGGGTGGCCGACACGATCATCTCGCAGGCGCAGGCCCTCAACGCCGGCACCATCGTCATGGGCGCCCGCGGCCTCTCGGCGATCAGCCGCGCGCTGCTCGGATCGGTGACCGAGGGCGTGATTGCCCGTGCGCACATCGACGTGCTGGTGGTTCGCTGA
- a CDS encoding SCP2 sterol-binding domain-containing protein codes for MSDIKERIKNATPKEFYETILVEQFEADASNADKLEGFDCVIQFKVTGDNGGEWAMHIKDKTLKVNEESHPEPSMTMELSYDDWKAMNTGELNPQQAFMEGRMVISGDMSLAMQLGQLMNPS; via the coding sequence ATGAGTGACATCAAAGAGCGTATCAAGAATGCGACCCCCAAAGAGTTTTATGAGACGATTCTCGTCGAGCAGTTCGAGGCCGACGCCTCCAACGCCGACAAGCTTGAGGGCTTTGACTGCGTGATCCAGTTCAAGGTCACCGGCGACAACGGCGGTGAATGGGCCATGCACATCAAGGACAAGACCCTCAAGGTCAACGAAGAGAGCCACCCCGAGCCCAGCATGACCATGGAGCTGAGCTACGACGACTGGAAGGCCATGAACACCGGCGAGCTCAACCCGCAGCAGGCGTTTATGGAAGGCCGCATGGTCATCTCCGGCGACATGAGCCTTGCCATGCAGCTTGGCCAGCTCATGAATCCTTCCTGA